Proteins from a single region of Labedella gwakjiensis:
- a CDS encoding putative RNA methyltransferase, translating to MGSRSAALERLSDVLVCPVCAGDIVSVSTSVVCAAGHVFDVARQGYVSLIAGRAVSGDSAEMVAARDRFLSSGHYDRISDAVASAVPTASGVCVDVGGGTGYHLARVLDARPDLAGLVLDTSKPALKRAARSHERMAAVATDAWAALPLRSSSIDVMLSIFAPRNPGETARVLAPGGVLVVVTPTTRHLSELMSAVGLVRVDERKEERLALQLRDFETIRSDRLEYGVSLGRAEAIDDVLMGPSGHHAGADEIAHALSSLPDPVAATVSVVVSVLRLRRDAG from the coding sequence ATGGGATCACGGTCTGCGGCGCTCGAGCGGCTGTCCGACGTCCTCGTCTGCCCGGTCTGCGCAGGGGACATCGTCTCCGTCTCGACCTCCGTCGTCTGCGCAGCCGGGCACGTCTTCGACGTCGCGCGGCAAGGGTACGTCTCCCTCATCGCCGGCCGGGCCGTCTCCGGGGACTCGGCGGAGATGGTCGCAGCCCGTGACCGATTCCTCTCGTCCGGTCACTACGATCGCATCTCCGACGCTGTGGCTTCAGCGGTGCCGACGGCCTCCGGCGTCTGCGTCGACGTGGGGGGAGGGACCGGATACCACCTCGCGCGCGTGCTCGACGCCCGCCCCGACCTCGCGGGGCTCGTTCTCGACACGTCGAAGCCCGCCCTCAAGCGTGCCGCGCGGTCCCACGAACGGATGGCCGCTGTGGCGACCGATGCGTGGGCCGCTCTTCCGCTGCGCTCATCGAGCATCGACGTGATGCTCAGCATCTTCGCGCCGCGGAACCCGGGCGAGACCGCTCGCGTGCTGGCCCCCGGAGGTGTGCTCGTCGTCGTGACGCCCACGACCCGCCATCTCTCCGAGCTCATGTCGGCCGTCGGCCTGGTGCGCGTCGACGAGCGGAAGGAGGAACGCCTCGCCCTGCAACTCCGCGACTTCGAGACCATCCGCTCCGATCGCCTCGAGTACGGCGTATCGCTCGGCCGCGCCGAGGCGATCGACGACGTCCTCATGGGTCCGAGCGGGCACCACGCCGGTGCCGACGAGATCGCGCACGCTCTCTCGTCCCTGCCCGACCCCGTCGCCGCAACCGTCTCGGTCGTCGTCTCCGTCCTCCGCCTCCGCCGGGATGCCGGATGA
- a CDS encoding DNA alkylation repair protein produces the protein MGAFDEFIGRRSIDSLRDELIAAHPGAAWSALGSVHASLDGHALKARSDLVALALAEDLEGDYALAASVYRSALASPAFAGWTIWPVTESAVTLALADGSQRAFDDALALLAELTPRLSSEFAVRRLLIADLDRGLEAAVGWAESDDEHVRRLASEGTRPYLPWAVRVPSLIGRSRDVLPILESLRDDPAEYVRRSVANHLNDIARHDPGLVVDVARRWSTGPDVSSGRRWIVRHGLRTLVKKGDTAALSLLGFDAVDVVISPPMLTTTRVDVPGELGFEVEVRNSGDASARFAVDYVVHYRKANGTTSPKVFKLATATLEPGESRRFVRTHAFRPLTTRVHHPGGHALQVQVNGRLSEPATFDVVVGDSDAD, from the coding sequence ATGGGCGCCTTCGACGAGTTCATCGGACGACGATCGATCGATTCGCTCCGTGACGAGCTGATCGCCGCGCATCCCGGTGCGGCCTGGTCTGCTCTGGGCTCCGTGCACGCATCGCTCGACGGGCACGCCCTCAAAGCGCGGAGCGATCTCGTGGCGCTCGCCCTCGCCGAGGACCTCGAGGGCGACTATGCGCTCGCGGCCTCCGTCTACCGCTCGGCTCTCGCGTCACCAGCCTTCGCCGGATGGACGATCTGGCCCGTCACGGAGAGCGCCGTCACGCTCGCGCTCGCGGACGGATCGCAGCGCGCGTTCGACGACGCTCTCGCCCTGCTCGCCGAGCTCACTCCGCGACTGTCGTCCGAGTTCGCGGTGAGACGACTCCTCATCGCGGATCTCGATCGGGGGCTCGAGGCCGCCGTCGGTTGGGCGGAGAGCGACGACGAGCACGTCAGGCGGCTCGCGAGCGAAGGCACGCGACCGTACCTGCCGTGGGCCGTCCGGGTGCCGTCACTCATCGGCCGGTCGCGCGACGTCCTCCCGATCCTCGAGAGCCTCCGCGACGACCCGGCCGAGTACGTCAGGCGCTCGGTCGCCAATCATCTCAACGACATCGCGCGTCACGACCCGGGCCTCGTCGTCGACGTCGCGCGGCGGTGGTCCACGGGTCCAGACGTCTCGAGCGGTCGACGGTGGATCGTCCGGCACGGACTGCGCACCCTCGTCAAGAAGGGCGACACCGCAGCGCTCTCCCTCCTCGGCTTCGATGCGGTGGATGTCGTGATATCGCCGCCGATGCTGACGACGACGCGTGTCGACGTGCCGGGCGAACTGGGGTTCGAGGTCGAGGTCCGCAACAGCGGGGACGCGAGCGCCCGCTTCGCCGTCGACTACGTCGTTCACTACCGGAAGGCCAACGGCACGACGTCACCCAAGGTGTTCAAGCTCGCGACTGCGACACTCGAGCCGGGGGAGTCCAGGCGGTTCGTCCGCACCCACGCATTCCGCCCGCTCACGACCCGCGTGCATCACCCCGGCGGGCACGCCCTCCAGGTGCAGGTCAACGGTCGTCTCTCCGAACCCGCGACGTTCGACGTCGTTGTGGGGGACTCAGACGCCGACTGA
- a CDS encoding peroxiredoxin: MGLHEGAVAPDFSLPGVQVKDGYARRKTYTLSAERGHPVVLAFYPGDESATCTAQLCSYSEKLADFTELGAQVWAIGLQDLASHETFAIKDEVTLPLLSDTDGSVVDAYGIRLPGLGLRRSVFLVGADGLIKWKHVALVGATFRSAGLIREQLAKL, from the coding sequence ATGGGACTCCACGAGGGCGCCGTCGCCCCTGACTTCTCGCTCCCCGGCGTTCAGGTCAAGGACGGATACGCGCGCCGGAAGACCTACACGCTGTCCGCCGAACGCGGTCACCCCGTCGTTCTCGCGTTCTATCCGGGCGACGAGTCGGCGACGTGCACGGCGCAGCTGTGCTCGTACAGCGAGAAGCTCGCAGACTTCACGGAACTCGGCGCGCAGGTGTGGGCGATCGGCCTGCAGGACCTCGCGAGCCACGAGACCTTCGCCATCAAGGACGAGGTCACCCTCCCCCTCCTCTCGGACACGGACGGCAGCGTCGTCGATGCGTACGGCATCCGTCTCCCCGGGCTCGGGCTGCGCCGCTCCGTGTTCCTCGTGGGAGCCGACGGCCTCATCAAGTGGAAGCACGTCGCCCTCGTGGGCGCGACGTTCCGCAGCGCAGGACTGATCCGCGAGCAGCTCGCGAAGCTCTGA
- a CDS encoding CDP-alcohol phosphatidyltransferase family protein produces MAPSEPPVPSDRILTIPNLLSFLRLALVPVFLLFLIDGQDIAALIVLAVSGFTDFLDGFIARRFDQVTRLGQLLDPAADRLYILAAVLGLVMRELIPLWFVVAILARDILLVVVAIVLVGAGHGALPVNRVGKLATACLFVGLPVLMLAAAVPAISPVAQPVGTVIAVIGAILYWVAGLVYLRDTVRIRRQSRSGGGSSSDTLDI; encoded by the coding sequence ATGGCGCCATCCGAGCCGCCGGTCCCGAGCGACCGCATCCTGACGATCCCGAATCTGCTGAGTTTCCTGCGCCTCGCGCTCGTGCCCGTCTTCCTGCTGTTCCTCATCGACGGTCAGGACATCGCAGCCCTCATCGTCCTCGCCGTCTCGGGCTTCACCGATTTCCTCGACGGGTTCATCGCCCGCCGCTTCGACCAGGTGACGCGGCTCGGGCAGCTCCTCGATCCGGCAGCGGATCGCCTCTACATCCTCGCGGCCGTGCTCGGACTCGTGATGCGCGAGCTGATCCCGCTCTGGTTCGTCGTGGCGATCCTCGCGCGCGACATCCTCCTGGTGGTCGTGGCGATCGTCCTCGTGGGTGCGGGCCACGGGGCCCTCCCCGTCAATCGCGTGGGAAAACTCGCGACGGCCTGCCTCTTCGTGGGACTCCCCGTCCTCATGCTCGCGGCCGCCGTGCCGGCGATATCTCCCGTCGCACAGCCCGTCGGGACGGTGATCGCGGTGATCGGCGCGATCCTCTACTGGGTCGCCGGTCTGGTGTATCTCCGGGACACCGTCCGGATCCGACGTCAAAGCCGCTCGGGAGGCGGCTCGTCTTCCGATACGCTGGATATCTAG
- a CDS encoding GntR family transcriptional regulator: MTDPSPRPTRVDEVADALRSRILEGALGPGVALRETELEAHYAVSRHTVRRALALLVAERLATSRPYSGVTVAGVTVDGLIALQQLRCALESEAVRILRASHGDDWPAPVLDPVETAVEALATAGREPSDWRAVERAHALVHSTLVRAAGSPRITEAYDALDTELSVFLRHIRPDLDARRLAEDHRGFLAAARREGAAAVRDHLDASTALLVRRLADPDDAS; encoded by the coding sequence ATGACGGATCCCTCGCCTCGACCGACGCGGGTGGACGAGGTCGCCGACGCTCTGCGCTCCCGCATCCTGGAGGGTGCACTCGGCCCGGGGGTCGCCCTCCGGGAGACGGAGCTCGAAGCCCACTACGCGGTGTCGCGCCACACCGTCAGACGTGCCCTCGCCCTCCTCGTCGCGGAGCGACTCGCCACCTCGCGTCCGTACAGCGGCGTGACCGTCGCCGGCGTGACCGTCGACGGTCTCATCGCGCTGCAGCAGTTGCGATGCGCCCTCGAGAGCGAGGCGGTCCGGATCCTCCGAGCGAGCCACGGCGACGACTGGCCGGCCCCGGTGCTCGATCCCGTCGAGACGGCCGTCGAGGCGCTCGCGACGGCCGGCCGGGAGCCGTCGGACTGGCGGGCCGTCGAACGCGCTCACGCGCTCGTCCACTCCACTCTCGTGCGCGCAGCAGGGAGTCCACGGATCACCGAGGCCTACGACGCCCTCGATACCGAACTGTCGGTGTTCCTCCGCCACATCCGTCCGGACCTCGACGCCCGGAGGCTCGCGGAGGACCACCGCGGTTTCCTCGCGGCCGCTCGACGGGAGGGGGCAGCGGCGGTGCGTGACCACCTCGACGCGTCCACGGCGCTCCTCGTCCGTCGACTCGCCGATCCCGACGACGCCTCCTGA
- a CDS encoding MerR family transcriptional regulator: protein MSRTGDQNAAGRGKDSRYDLGLLFTDGLPDLDDEAGYRGAVAARAAGISYRQLDYWARTGLVEPTVRGAAGSGSQRLYGFRDILVLKLVKRLLDTGISLQQIRTAVNQLRESGVNDLAQTTLMSDGASVYLCTSNDEVIDLVSRGQGVFGIAVGKVLREVESTLVEFEPQALDAVDELAARRAARSA from the coding sequence ATGAGTCGAACCGGCGATCAGAACGCCGCCGGTCGCGGGAAGGACAGCCGCTACGACCTCGGACTCCTCTTCACCGACGGACTGCCCGATCTCGATGACGAGGCGGGTTACCGCGGCGCTGTCGCGGCGCGCGCGGCCGGCATCAGCTACCGCCAGCTCGACTACTGGGCGCGGACCGGACTCGTCGAGCCGACGGTTCGCGGCGCAGCGGGCTCTGGTTCGCAGCGCCTCTACGGGTTCCGCGACATCCTCGTGCTGAAGCTCGTGAAGCGACTCCTCGACACCGGGATCTCCCTCCAGCAGATCCGCACGGCGGTCAATCAGCTGCGCGAATCGGGCGTCAACGACCTGGCTCAGACGACCCTCATGTCGGACGGGGCGAGCGTCTACCTCTGCACGTCGAACGACGAGGTCATCGACCTCGTGAGCCGCGGTCAGGGTGTCTTCGGCATCGCCGTCGGCAAGGTCCTCCGCGAGGTGGAGTCCACCCTCGTGGAGTTCGAACCGCAGGCTCTCGACGCGGTCGACGAACTCGCCGCTCGCCGCGCGGCCCGCTCCGCCTGA
- a CDS encoding TetR/AcrR family transcriptional regulator, with protein sequence MDESPSRPESSARRRILDAASSLFYTLGVRSVSADRVISESAVSKVTFYRHFPTKDDLVLAYVEETASAERAQYEEARSRLDDAALWGWYVASVVDAGCLPGFRGCPFINAAVEYPEATHVVRLAVARHREWVQGELEALATRLGAVDPRCAAQEIYMLRDGALVLAALDGASERIAPVLDEAGRRLLSV encoded by the coding sequence GTGGACGAATCGCCCAGCCGCCCGGAGTCCTCCGCGCGACGCCGCATCCTCGACGCGGCGTCCTCCCTGTTCTACACCCTCGGTGTCCGCTCGGTGAGCGCCGACAGGGTCATCTCCGAATCCGCGGTGTCGAAGGTCACCTTCTACCGCCACTTCCCGACGAAGGACGACCTCGTCCTCGCCTACGTGGAGGAGACGGCGTCGGCGGAGCGGGCCCAGTACGAGGAAGCGCGGTCTCGGCTCGACGACGCCGCACTCTGGGGCTGGTACGTCGCCTCCGTCGTGGACGCCGGCTGCCTTCCCGGCTTTCGCGGGTGCCCCTTCATCAACGCCGCCGTGGAGTATCCGGAGGCCACCCACGTCGTCCGCCTCGCCGTCGCGCGCCACCGCGAGTGGGTCCAGGGCGAGCTGGAGGCGCTCGCGACGCGCCTCGGTGCTGTCGACCCGCGCTGCGCTGCGCAGGAGATCTACATGCTGAGGGACGGCGCTCTCGTGCTCGCGGCGCTCGACGGAGCGTCCGAGCGGATCGCGCCGGTGCTCGACGAGGCGGGCAGGCGCCTGCTCAGTGTGTGA
- a CDS encoding SGNH/GDSL hydrolase family protein, translated as MNPSPPEPGDALSPDPRPSARRRRRRAVLGIVTATTILAVTLGTVALRGQTPVDEATVASGHDVVVDVESLDSGLLPFADAWNRIDDASRPFVVVVLGDSTGNAQGEWVDVAFRSLAEQLDRPLIEHPWNLESARYGDPITANSDAGGAPLIVWNGSASGKTAAYSLRYYDSLVPEQPDAVILNHGLNNVRNPDSVDGEFSNILTRTEQSWPGSVGYAALLENPRFDDWADAHDAVLSRVRSWLDDRPFVLGIDVHSAYLSRADLSSLLTVDLLHPSPAGSQVTADTVLAAIELAASGGEQPANVVSPTSRPDTDLTH; from the coding sequence ATGAACCCGAGCCCTCCCGAGCCCGGTGACGCTCTGTCGCCGGACCCGCGCCCTTCGGCGCGCCGGAGACGCCGGCGAGCAGTGCTCGGCATCGTCACGGCGACGACGATCCTCGCGGTCACCCTCGGGACCGTCGCGCTGCGTGGCCAGACGCCGGTGGATGAGGCGACGGTGGCGAGCGGACACGACGTCGTGGTCGACGTCGAGAGCCTCGACTCCGGACTCCTCCCCTTCGCAGACGCGTGGAACCGCATCGACGACGCGAGCCGACCGTTCGTCGTCGTCGTTCTCGGGGACTCGACGGGCAACGCCCAGGGCGAATGGGTGGATGTCGCCTTCCGCAGCCTCGCGGAGCAGCTCGACCGACCCCTCATCGAGCACCCGTGGAATCTGGAGAGCGCTCGCTACGGTGACCCCATCACGGCGAACTCGGACGCCGGTGGAGCTCCCCTCATCGTCTGGAACGGATCGGCGAGCGGCAAGACGGCCGCGTACTCCCTCCGCTACTACGACAGTCTCGTACCAGAGCAGCCCGATGCCGTCATCCTCAATCACGGCCTCAACAACGTGAGGAACCCCGACTCGGTCGATGGCGAGTTCTCGAACATCCTCACGCGGACGGAACAGTCCTGGCCGGGATCCGTCGGCTACGCCGCGCTGCTCGAGAACCCCCGGTTCGACGATTGGGCCGACGCCCACGACGCCGTGCTCTCCCGTGTCCGCTCCTGGCTCGACGACCGCCCCTTCGTGCTCGGCATCGACGTGCACTCCGCATACCTCTCCAGGGCCGACCTGTCGTCGCTCCTCACGGTCGACCTCCTGCACCCGAGCCCCGCCGGCTCACAGGTGACCGCCGACACCGTTCTCGCGGCCATCGAACTGGCCGCGAGCGGCGGCGAGCAGCCCGCGAACGTCGTGTCGCCGACATCCCGGCCGGACACGGACCTCACACACTGA
- a CDS encoding MerR family transcriptional regulator produces the protein MSAQAARTPSEALLSIGQVLARLAGEFPDLTNSKLRFLEEQGLVHPSRTRSGYRKFSMSDVERVRVVLSMQRDHYLPLKVIRSYLSDLDAGKDPAIPGSGAGDSVQSIIPAARRLGRDDVIAEAGATAHLFGDAISASLITPAEAYTEDTVQVLRALVELQRSGIEPRHLRGFRAAAERELALIESALMPISKRGDAASRAKAQELSGEIAGHFETVRGSLIRQALGRFSG, from the coding sequence GTGTCGGCTCAAGCCGCCCGTACGCCCTCTGAGGCGCTCCTCAGCATCGGTCAGGTTCTCGCGAGGCTCGCCGGGGAGTTCCCCGACCTTACGAACTCGAAACTCCGCTTCCTGGAGGAGCAGGGCCTCGTTCACCCGTCACGCACGAGATCCGGGTACCGCAAGTTCTCGATGAGCGATGTCGAGCGGGTCCGCGTCGTCCTCTCCATGCAGCGCGACCACTACCTTCCGCTCAAGGTCATCCGCTCATACCTTTCCGACCTCGACGCCGGCAAGGACCCAGCGATCCCCGGTTCCGGCGCGGGCGACTCGGTGCAGAGCATCATTCCGGCTGCCCGCCGGCTCGGTCGCGACGACGTGATCGCCGAAGCGGGCGCCACGGCGCACCTCTTCGGCGACGCCATCTCGGCGTCGCTCATCACCCCCGCCGAGGCGTACACGGAGGACACCGTCCAGGTGCTCCGTGCCCTCGTCGAGCTGCAGCGCTCCGGCATCGAGCCGCGACACCTCCGCGGGTTCCGTGCGGCGGCCGAGCGTGAGCTCGCCCTCATCGAGAGCGCGCTCATGCCGATCTCGAAGCGGGGCGATGCCGCGAGCCGGGCGAAGGCGCAGGAGCTGTCCGGCGAGATCGCCGGCCATTTCGAGACCGTCAGGGGCAGTCTCATCCGTCAGGCGCTCGGCCGCTTCTCCGGTTGA
- a CDS encoding organic hydroperoxide resistance protein encodes MTQGAAAQAEGTTTAQAVYTASATSTGDGRNGHVRSSDGILEADLATPTEMGGRGGATNPEQLFAAGFSACFHSALKAVASQHKVSTKDSAVTADVGIAPREDGGFGLSVTLHVELTGVTEEQAKAVVDAADAVCPYTHATRGNIPVSIEIDIV; translated from the coding sequence ATGACGCAGGGCGCAGCAGCACAGGCCGAGGGAACGACGACGGCTCAGGCCGTGTACACCGCATCCGCGACGAGCACGGGCGACGGCCGGAACGGCCACGTCCGATCGAGCGACGGGATCCTCGAGGCCGACCTCGCCACGCCCACCGAGATGGGTGGCCGCGGAGGGGCGACGAACCCCGAGCAGCTCTTCGCGGCCGGGTTCTCCGCGTGCTTCCACTCCGCGCTCAAGGCGGTCGCATCGCAGCACAAGGTCTCGACGAAGGACTCGGCCGTCACCGCCGACGTCGGCATCGCCCCTCGCGAGGACGGCGGCTTCGGGCTCTCCGTGACACTCCACGTCGAGCTCACGGGTGTGACGGAGGAACAGGCGAAGGCCGTCGTCGACGCCGCAGACGCGGTGTGCCCCTACACGCACGCGACTCGGGGGAACATCCCCGTGTCGATCGAGATCGACATCGTCTGA
- a CDS encoding hydroxymethylglutaryl-CoA synthase encodes MQLGIENISFATTEYVLPLTTLAEATGVEVGKFHVGIGQEHMSVPAPDEDIVTMAATAAQPILEGQDLSAIRTVLFATESGIDQSKAAGVYVHHLLGLDPRCRVVELKQACYSATAALQMAVALVARRPEQKVLVIASDVARYDRDSSGEPTQGAGAVAMLVSSNPAVLAIEAESGLHTADVMDFWRPNYRSTALVDGKYSVSVYMDALRSAWDDYRDQGGHALADFDRFCYHQPFTRLAVKAHRTLAKHSGELTAEQADEQIANTLDYNRQIGNTYTASVYIGLLSLLENAEEDLSGSRVGFFSYGSGSVAELFAGVVQPGYREMLRTTRHREQIQRRREIDHPTYVRLHAHPDGLVGGDHEFAQETTGPFRLAAIRGHKRVYETVAQFSAPADASGVEASAGDATTAVTTDTATTSL; translated from the coding sequence ATGCAACTCGGCATCGAGAACATCTCCTTCGCCACCACGGAGTACGTACTCCCCCTCACGACCCTCGCCGAGGCGACCGGTGTGGAGGTCGGCAAGTTCCACGTCGGAATCGGCCAGGAGCACATGAGCGTTCCGGCTCCCGACGAGGACATCGTCACGATGGCCGCCACAGCCGCGCAGCCCATCCTCGAGGGCCAGGACCTGTCCGCGATCCGCACCGTCCTCTTCGCGACGGAGAGCGGAATCGACCAGTCGAAGGCCGCCGGCGTGTACGTGCACCATCTCCTGGGGCTCGACCCGCGCTGCCGCGTGGTGGAGCTCAAGCAGGCCTGCTACAGCGCGACGGCAGCCCTCCAGATGGCCGTGGCCCTCGTCGCGCGCCGTCCGGAGCAGAAGGTACTCGTGATCGCCTCCGACGTCGCCCGGTACGACCGCGACTCCTCCGGAGAGCCGACCCAGGGCGCCGGCGCCGTCGCCATGCTCGTGAGTTCGAACCCCGCGGTCCTCGCGATCGAGGCCGAGTCGGGACTCCACACAGCCGACGTCATGGACTTCTGGCGGCCCAACTACCGGAGCACCGCTCTCGTCGACGGCAAGTATTCCGTCTCGGTCTACATGGACGCCCTGCGCTCCGCGTGGGACGACTACCGCGATCAGGGCGGCCATGCCCTCGCCGACTTCGACCGCTTCTGCTACCACCAGCCGTTCACGCGGCTCGCCGTCAAGGCTCACCGCACCCTCGCCAAGCACTCCGGCGAACTGACGGCCGAGCAGGCGGACGAGCAGATCGCGAACACACTCGACTACAACCGGCAGATCGGCAACACCTACACGGCATCCGTGTACATCGGTCTCCTGTCCCTGCTCGAGAACGCCGAAGAGGACCTGAGCGGATCGCGGGTCGGCTTCTTCAGCTACGGCTCGGGAAGCGTCGCCGAGCTCTTCGCCGGGGTGGTGCAGCCCGGATACCGCGAGATGCTCCGCACCACCCGCCACCGCGAGCAGATCCAGCGCCGTCGCGAGATCGACCACCCGACCTACGTTCGGCTCCACGCCCACCCGGACGGACTCGTGGGCGGCGACCACGAGTTCGCGCAGGAGACCACCGGCCCCTTCCGACTCGCCGCCATCCGCGGACACAAGCGGGTGTACGAGACGGTCGCCCAGTTCTCCGCGCCGGCCGATGCCTCCGGAGTCGAGGCGTCCGCCGGCGACGCGACGACCGCCGTCACGACGGACACGGCGACAACCTCTCTCTGA
- a CDS encoding hydroxymethylglutaryl-CoA reductase, giving the protein MSTRETSTAPVPLQWVGPISISGNVMTGLQEIPLATYETPLWPSVGRGAKISTLVESGIVATLVDERMSRSILLEADDALSAVNAMTYLHAHESELRAVVAETSRFARLIDMHHQIAGNLLFIRFEFSTGDASGHNMVTQASDKLMEHVLANVSGVRYGSISGNYCSDKKATAVNGILGRGKNVVTEILIPRAVCSRWLRTTPEAVVALNVRKNLIGTMLAGGLRSGNAHYANMLLGFYLATGQDAANIVEGSQGITHAEVRGEDLYFSCSLPNLVVGSVGNGKGLPFVEENLTRIGCREDREPGENARRLAVLCAAAVLCGELSLMAAQTNPGELMQSHLQMERSRQSA; this is encoded by the coding sequence ATGAGCACTCGCGAAACGTCGACAGCGCCCGTCCCCTTGCAGTGGGTCGGGCCGATCTCCATCTCCGGCAACGTCATGACGGGGCTCCAGGAGATCCCGCTCGCCACGTACGAGACGCCCCTCTGGCCGTCCGTCGGGCGCGGCGCGAAGATCTCGACGCTCGTCGAGTCCGGGATCGTGGCCACCCTCGTGGACGAGAGGATGAGCCGCTCGATCCTGCTCGAGGCGGACGATGCCCTCTCCGCCGTCAACGCCATGACATACCTCCATGCTCACGAGAGCGAACTGCGCGCCGTCGTCGCCGAGACGAGCCGTTTCGCGCGGCTCATCGACATGCACCACCAGATCGCGGGAAACCTCCTGTTCATCCGGTTCGAGTTCTCCACGGGAGACGCCTCCGGCCACAACATGGTGACGCAGGCATCGGACAAGCTCATGGAGCACGTGCTCGCGAACGTGAGCGGTGTGCGCTACGGCTCGATCTCCGGCAACTACTGCTCGGACAAGAAGGCGACGGCCGTCAACGGGATCCTCGGTCGCGGCAAGAACGTCGTCACGGAGATCCTCATCCCGCGGGCGGTCTGCTCACGATGGCTGCGGACGACCCCGGAGGCCGTCGTCGCGCTCAACGTGCGCAAGAACCTCATCGGCACGATGCTCGCCGGCGGACTTCGCAGCGGCAACGCGCACTACGCGAACATGCTCCTCGGCTTCTATCTCGCGACGGGCCAGGACGCCGCGAACATCGTGGAGGGCTCGCAAGGCATCACGCACGCGGAGGTCAGGGGCGAAGACCTCTACTTCTCGTGCAGCCTTCCGAACCTCGTCGTCGGCTCGGTGGGCAACGGGAAGGGACTGCCCTTCGTCGAGGAGAACCTCACTCGGATCGGGTGCCGTGAGGACCGCGAGCCGGGAGAGAACGCTCGTCGCCTCGCCGTGCTGTGCGCTGCCGCCGTCCTGTGCGGCGAGTTGTCGCTCATGGCAGCTCAGACCAATCCGGGCGAGCTGATGCAGTCGCACCTGCAGATGGAGCGCTCTCGACAATCCGCCTGA
- a CDS encoding FHA domain-containing protein: MRGSVHGTPPERAETTVGYGEEFSQALGALVSNASGEEQEAIAALPSGSALLIVRRGPNSGARFLLDTGVTTAGRHPDADIFLDDVTVSRRHAEFVRTGTTFEIRDLNSLNGTYFDGTRIDSAQLRDGAEVQIGKFRLTFFASRVDLASSAGR; encoded by the coding sequence GTGCGCGGCTCCGTTCACGGCACACCACCCGAGCGCGCCGAGACCACGGTCGGCTACGGCGAGGAGTTCAGCCAGGCACTCGGCGCTCTGGTGTCGAACGCCTCGGGCGAGGAGCAGGAGGCGATCGCCGCTCTCCCGTCCGGCTCTGCCCTGCTCATCGTGCGCCGTGGCCCGAACTCGGGAGCCCGGTTCCTCCTCGACACCGGTGTGACGACGGCGGGCCGCCACCCGGATGCGGACATCTTCCTCGACGACGTGACCGTCTCGCGGCGTCATGCGGAGTTCGTCCGCACGGGGACGACGTTCGAGATCCGAGACCTCAATTCTCTCAACGGCACGTATTTCGACGGCACCCGCATCGACTCGGCGCAGCTCCGCGACGGCGCAGAGGTTCAGATCGGCAAGTTCCGTCTCACGTTCTTCGCGTCGCGGGTGGACCTCGCCTCCAGCGCGGGACGCTAG